In one Thermococcus sp. 2319x1 genomic region, the following are encoded:
- the acs gene encoding acetate--CoA ligase alpha subunit, whose protein sequence is MSVEALFKPKSVAVIGASDKPGKIGYAVMKNLIEYGYEGKIYAVNVKGGEMEISGRKFPVYKSILDVPDEVDMAVIVVPAKFVPPVVEECGKKGVKVLPIISSGFGELGEEGKKVEEELVKTAHKYGMRILGPNIFGVVYTPAKLNATFGPTDVMPGKLALISQSGALGIALMGWTILEKVGLSAVVSIGNKSDLDDADLLEYFEEDENTGAILIYMEGVKDGRKFMEVAKRVSMKKPIIIIKAGRSERGAKAAASHTGSLAGADSIYTAAFKQSGVLRALTIGEAFDWARTLSNLPEPEGENVVILTNGGGIGVMATDAAEEEGLKLYDNLEELKIFANHMPPFGSYKNPVDLTGMAGAEAYEGAVRDALAHPEMHAIAVLYCQTAVLDPRDLAKIVINEYEASGRKKPIVVAIVGGVEAKEAIDMLNENGIPAYPEPERAIKSLAALYRWHNWKMKHKKE, encoded by the coding sequence ATGAGCGTAGAAGCACTTTTCAAACCAAAGAGCGTTGCCGTTATAGGCGCTTCTGATAAGCCCGGGAAGATAGGCTACGCGGTTATGAAGAACCTCATCGAGTACGGCTACGAGGGCAAAATCTATGCCGTCAACGTCAAGGGCGGGGAGATGGAGATAAGCGGGAGAAAGTTCCCAGTATACAAAAGCATCCTCGATGTTCCTGATGAAGTTGACATGGCCGTTATAGTTGTCCCGGCCAAGTTCGTTCCCCCTGTGGTTGAAGAGTGCGGAAAAAAAGGCGTTAAAGTTCTCCCCATCATAAGCTCGGGCTTCGGTGAATTGGGTGAAGAGGGCAAGAAAGTTGAAGAAGAGCTTGTTAAGACAGCCCACAAGTACGGCATGAGGATTTTGGGTCCAAACATCTTCGGTGTCGTTTACACTCCAGCAAAGCTCAACGCCACCTTCGGCCCGACAGATGTAATGCCCGGCAAGCTCGCCCTCATCAGCCAGAGCGGTGCCCTCGGAATAGCCCTTATGGGATGGACAATACTTGAGAAGGTCGGTCTTTCGGCTGTCGTCAGCATTGGAAACAAGAGCGATCTTGACGATGCCGATCTGCTTGAGTACTTCGAGGAGGACGAGAACACCGGTGCTATTCTCATCTACATGGAGGGCGTCAAGGACGGAAGGAAGTTTATGGAAGTCGCGAAGAGAGTTTCAATGAAGAAGCCGATCATCATCATAAAGGCCGGAAGGAGCGAGCGCGGTGCTAAAGCCGCTGCCTCACACACGGGTTCACTTGCTGGTGCAGACAGCATCTACACTGCTGCATTCAAGCAGAGCGGCGTTCTTAGGGCTTTAACAATTGGCGAGGCTTTCGACTGGGCGAGAACCCTCTCGAACCTTCCCGAGCCCGAGGGAGAGAACGTCGTTATTCTCACCAACGGCGGTGGAATAGGCGTTATGGCAACCGATGCAGCTGAAGAGGAAGGATTGAAGCTCTATGACAACCTTGAGGAGCTTAAGATCTTTGCAAATCACATGCCGCCATTTGGAAGCTATAAGAATCCAGTGGATTTGACGGGTATGGCCGGGGCTGAGGCCTATGAAGGTGCAGTTAGAGATGCCCTAGCTCATCCGGAGATGCATGCAATAGCCGTTCTCTACTGTCAAACAGCCGTTCTCGATCCAAGAGACCTCGCAAAGATAGTCATCAATGAATATGAGGCAAGCGGAAGGAAGAAGCCAATAGTGGTTGCCATAGTTGGTGGCGTTGAGGCCAAGGAAGCAATTGATATGCTCAACGAGAACGGAATTCCGGCATATCCAGAGCCCGAAAGGGCCATTAAGTCACTTGCGGCTTTATACAGGTGGCACAACTGGAAAATGAAGCATAAGAAAGAGTGA